One stretch of bacterium DNA includes these proteins:
- the modA gene encoding molybdate ABC transporter substrate-binding protein has translation MKKIGILFLASLFLASLMCLITPNGFAQKEVKEILVFAGAGMQAPLDEIGKKFEAQYGVKVIYDYEGSGRLGNKILVGQEPDVFIPGSEKWARLLKEKGYVKEYKPIAYHTPVVITQPENSRIKSLKDLADPNCSVVLGDIEAAAIGEPSSAILKKAGIEESKMNIKARGITIKQLVLWIEEKNADASIVWKADAVLSGKVKIIEISQEYNSINIIPVCRMKKDNQWISQYIQSVLSAEGKGIFAKQGFEVVK, from the coding sequence ATGAAAAAGATAGGCATCCTGTTCCTGGCTTCCCTGTTCCTGGCTTCTTTGATGTGCTTGATTACTCCGAATGGTTTCGCCCAAAAGGAAGTTAAAGAGATCCTTGTATTTGCCGGTGCGGGAATGCAGGCACCTTTGGATGAAATCGGGAAAAAGTTTGAGGCGCAGTATGGAGTAAAGGTTATTTATGACTACGAAGGGAGCGGGAGGCTCGGTAATAAAATCCTGGTCGGGCAGGAGCCCGATGTATTTATTCCCGGCAGCGAGAAGTGGGCCAGGCTTCTCAAGGAGAAGGGCTATGTCAAGGAGTATAAACCGATCGCCTATCATACCCCCGTTGTCATTACTCAACCGGAAAACAGCAGGATAAAATCCCTGAAGGACCTGGCTGACCCGAACTGCTCGGTCGTCCTTGGCGATATCGAGGCTGCGGCTATCGGCGAGCCTTCTTCGGCGATATTGAAAAAAGCCGGTATTGAAGAATCGAAAATGAACATAAAAGCCAGAGGGATAACCATTAAGCAACTGGTACTATGGATCGAAGAAAAAAACGCTGACGCCTCGATCGTCTGGAAGGCGGATGCCGTGCTATCGGGCAAGGTTAAAATTATCGAGATTTCTCAAGAATATAATTCTATCAATATTATACCTGTTTGCCGGATGAAAAAGGACAACCAGTGGATATCCCAATACATCCAATCCGTGTTGAGCGCTGAAGGGAAAGGGATCTTCGCCAAACAGGGATTTGAGGTTGTGAAATAG
- a CDS encoding ABC transporter permease, with protein sequence MKRLAFDFAISCAAGIFTCFIVLPIAGLFTVTPFRELMSQFQSPLICSSILVSLETSLTVVFLAFCLGVPMAYLLATTQFRGKEVLDTLIDLPITLPPLVAGLALLIILGGNSPVGDFFSRHGVDLVFSKKGIIMAQLFVSAPFLIKSSRQAFESIGENIMKASSTLGASKFYTFKNVALPLAKNGICAGMVMTWARALGEFGATSMVAGCIPCKTQTMTVAIYMNAMSGKLSSSIAVALLLTIFSFTALLIFKSRAKKGQIRL encoded by the coding sequence ATGAAAAGACTTGCTTTTGATTTTGCCATATCCTGCGCGGCGGGAATTTTCACCTGTTTTATCGTACTCCCCATAGCCGGTTTATTTACCGTTACACCTTTTCGGGAGCTGATGAGCCAGTTTCAATCTCCGCTGATCTGCTCATCCATTCTGGTCAGCCTTGAGACTTCGCTGACGGTGGTTTTCCTGGCCTTCTGCCTGGGAGTTCCGATGGCCTACTTATTGGCTACTACCCAATTCAGGGGGAAAGAGGTTCTCGATACCCTGATCGATCTTCCCATCACCCTGCCACCCCTGGTGGCAGGGCTGGCCCTTTTGATTATCCTGGGAGGAAACAGCCCGGTGGGGGATTTTTTTTCCAGGCATGGTGTTGATCTGGTATTTTCCAAAAAAGGGATCATCATGGCCCAGCTCTTTGTCTCTGCGCCCTTTTTAATCAAATCGAGCCGTCAGGCGTTTGAATCGATCGGTGAGAATATCATGAAGGCTTCTTCGACTCTGGGAGCATCGAAGTTTTATACTTTTAAAAATGTCGCCCTTCCCCTTGCCAAAAACGGCATCTGTGCCGGAATGGTTATGACCTGGGCCAGGGCTTTGGGAGAATTCGGCGCTACGTCTATGGTTGCCGGCTGCATTCCCTGTAAAACCCAAACCATGACCGTAGCCATATATATGAATGCCATGTCGGGGAAATTATCCTCCTCGATCGCTGTTGCCCTGCTGCTCACGATATTCTCCTTCACCGCGCTCCTGATCTTTAAGTCACGGGCTAAAAAAGGGCAGATCAGGTTATGA
- a CDS encoding ABC transporter ATP-binding protein, translating into MSIVLRDISKSYQGRTVLNNLNLEVRQGEFQVLLGPSGSGKTTILSLIAGLIRQDAGNVFINGREVSGVPAEKRKIGFVFQDYALFPHLTVFSNAAYGLRARGVKESAVTRTVNHYLHKMGIAGERDKFPHQLSGGQRQRVALIRALVTEPDILLLDEPMSSLDAPSREKIGDELRSIQQTMQLTALYVTHNQSEATVLADRVCVLNHGRIEQIGTADEIFHHPRTEFVSRFVGAKNILKTEVIEIREHEAILRITNEELRQPFQVKAARYPILEKGKKIPLCLHPEKISIKNEWQAIAMTMPRTRAGAEAGPPMNMVAGKIVHSIPGLISVRVTIDLGGMELYAIIPEASFHFRPSEQVWICFPPDALHPLCGKSCKDPVNQRKCFNHEEAIIARATNEGAASHERYHRHHIERRRTVGLRLF; encoded by the coding sequence ATGAGCATCGTTCTCAGGGATATCTCGAAGAGCTATCAGGGCCGGACCGTACTGAACAACCTCAACCTGGAAGTCAGGCAGGGAGAATTTCAGGTCCTGCTCGGCCCAAGCGGCAGCGGCAAGACCACCATTCTTTCGCTCATTGCAGGGTTGATCAGGCAGGATGCGGGAAACGTATTCATTAACGGCCGTGAGGTAAGCGGGGTCCCTGCGGAAAAACGAAAAATTGGTTTTGTTTTTCAGGATTATGCCCTCTTTCCGCATCTTACGGTTTTTAGCAATGCCGCTTATGGTCTCAGGGCCAGAGGAGTTAAAGAAAGCGCTGTAACCCGGACGGTCAACCACTATCTGCATAAAATGGGGATTGCAGGCGAAAGGGACAAATTCCCCCATCAGTTGAGCGGAGGGCAAAGGCAAAGAGTTGCCCTGATCAGAGCGCTGGTTACCGAACCGGATATACTGCTTTTGGATGAGCCTATGAGCAGCCTCGATGCCCCATCCAGGGAAAAAATAGGCGATGAGCTGCGAAGCATTCAGCAAACAATGCAGCTTACGGCGCTCTATGTCACCCACAACCAGAGTGAAGCCACCGTGCTGGCAGATCGCGTCTGTGTGCTCAACCACGGGAGGATAGAGCAGATCGGGACTGCGGATGAAATCTTCCATCACCCCAGGACCGAATTTGTTTCCCGCTTTGTCGGTGCAAAAAATATTTTGAAAACAGAGGTAATCGAAATACGGGAACATGAGGCGATTCTGAGAATCACTAATGAAGAGCTTCGTCAGCCTTTTCAGGTTAAGGCCGCGAGGTACCCTATCCTTGAAAAGGGTAAAAAGATACCACTGTGCCTGCACCCGGAAAAAATCAGTATCAAAAACGAGTGGCAGGCCATTGCCATGACTATGCCGAGGACAAGAGCGGGGGCAGAGGCAGGCCCCCCGATGAACATGGTTGCCGGGAAAATTGTCCATAGCATACCAGGCCTTATAAGCGTCAGGGTAACCATTGACCTTGGAGGCATGGAATTATATGCGATAATTCCTGAAGCCTCTTTTCACTTCAGACCCTCTGAGCAGGTATGGATTTGCTTTCCCCCTGATGCGCTGCACCCCTTGTGCGGCAAGAGCTGTAAGGATCCGGTAAATCAAAGAAAATGCTTTAATCATGAAGAAGCAATAATTGCAAGAGCTACAAACGAAGGAGCAGCAAGCCATGAAAGGTATCATCGACACCACATTGAGAGAAGGAGAACAGTCGGCCTACGTCTATTTTAA
- the aksA gene encoding homoaconitate hydratase (in Methanococcus jannaschii this protein catalyzes the condensation of alpha-ketoglutarate and acetyl-CoA to form trans-homoaconitate; functions in alphaketosuberate synthesis which is a precursor in coenzyme B and biotin synthesis) → MKGIIDTTLREGEQSAYVYFNLAEKLHIIGLLDKVGVDEIEAGVAVMNPETKELFRQVRERTLSPRLSLWCRCLSSDIDETLSLSPDILSMSISVSDIHIKKKLGKDRKWVLTRVSESIQQAKDTAPSCYLSLGLEDASRADHAFVEKVCSLAQEEGIKRIRYADTVGIMDPMTMMSTITRLRSLLKVDLGVHTHNDFGMATANAISALAAGADFIDVTVNGLGERAGNAALEEVAAFLAKRKGVDKYNLKPLRFLSWYVAKASHIAIPPKKPIVGKDIFTCESGIHLDGLIKNPSNYEPYDPAEVNMERKFLVGKKAGRTSLKHKLETLGVRTEGSLLIELLMKVKDESSRLKTDLTNEELLHLYSMQEDAESRK, encoded by the coding sequence ATGAAAGGTATCATCGACACCACATTGAGAGAAGGAGAACAGTCGGCCTACGTCTATTTTAACCTTGCCGAAAAGCTTCACATCATCGGTCTGCTCGATAAAGTGGGTGTCGATGAAATAGAGGCAGGGGTTGCGGTCATGAATCCGGAAACCAAAGAGCTTTTCAGGCAGGTCAGGGAAAGGACCCTGAGCCCGCGGCTTTCCCTCTGGTGCCGATGCCTGTCCAGTGACATCGATGAAACCTTAAGCCTTTCGCCGGATATCCTGTCCATGTCTATCTCAGTCTCGGATATTCACATCAAAAAGAAACTTGGCAAGGACAGAAAATGGGTATTGACCAGGGTCAGTGAGAGTATACAACAGGCCAAAGATACGGCGCCCTCCTGTTATCTCTCTCTTGGTCTTGAAGACGCTTCCAGGGCCGATCATGCCTTTGTCGAAAAGGTATGCTCCCTGGCACAGGAAGAAGGTATCAAGAGAATTCGCTATGCCGATACCGTTGGGATTATGGACCCCATGACCATGATGAGTACAATAACCAGGCTGCGGTCCCTGCTGAAAGTGGACCTTGGCGTACACACCCATAATGACTTTGGCATGGCTACAGCCAATGCCATCAGTGCCCTGGCCGCAGGCGCGGACTTTATTGATGTCACCGTCAACGGCCTCGGTGAGCGGGCGGGAAATGCCGCCCTGGAAGAAGTAGCGGCCTTTTTGGCCAAGAGGAAAGGGGTCGATAAATATAACCTGAAACCCCTCCGGTTCCTTTCCTGGTATGTAGCCAAGGCTTCCCATATTGCTATTCCGCCCAAAAAACCCATTGTGGGAAAAGACATTTTTACCTGTGAATCCGGCATTCACCTCGACGGGCTGATCAAAAACCCTTCAAACTATGAGCCATATGATCCCGCGGAGGTCAATATGGAGCGAAAATTCCTGGTCGGTAAAAAGGCTGGCAGAACCTCACTCAAGCACAAGCTGGAAACCCTTGGTGTCAGGACGGAAGGCAGCCTTCTGATTGAATTGCTCATGAAGGTCAAGGACGAATCTTCACGGCTGAAAACCGATCTCACCAACGAGGAGCTCCTGCATCTTTATAGTATGCAGGAGGATGCCGAAAGCAGGAAATAG
- a CDS encoding FAD-dependent oxidoreductase, with the protein MTKTKYLIIGNSTAAVNAVEAIREKDRLGSLCLVSDEPCHTYSRPLISYYLGNKVEEEQLFYRPSSFYYLNKVQAFLGDKVVSLDCANKQVVLDDRTGIQYEKLLLATGGAPFVPEMPGQNLSGVFTFTTLDDAQQVKKFIASHQVKKAVVVGGGLIGLKVTEALLALDIQVTIVELADRILSATFDRTASRIIERALKGIGCACLTNSTVKEIREGEPGRVGSVVLKDGTQVDCQLVIVAIGVRPRVDLAREAGISVNRGILVDEHLKTSVDDIYAAGDAVEAYDLIAQAARPIAILPTAARQGKIAGYNMAGAPKAYEGGIPMNSVELAGVPTISVGLTDPSTLADGERRNGMEVIQDYREKDSVYKKIVLEDNRIVGIILVNKIDRAGIYTGLIKDKIDIASFREYLLKDDFGLLSLPREYRKHMVTGQGIEI; encoded by the coding sequence ATGACCAAGACAAAGTATTTGATTATCGGTAATTCCACGGCTGCGGTCAATGCCGTCGAGGCTATCCGGGAAAAGGACAGGCTGGGGAGTCTGTGTCTGGTCTCGGATGAGCCCTGCCATACCTATTCACGGCCCTTGATCTCGTATTATCTGGGAAACAAGGTCGAAGAGGAGCAGCTTTTCTATCGGCCATCCTCCTTTTATTACCTCAATAAGGTCCAGGCATTTCTGGGAGACAAAGTCGTCAGCCTGGACTGTGCAAACAAGCAGGTCGTTCTGGATGACCGGACCGGGATACAGTATGAAAAGCTCCTTCTGGCTACCGGCGGTGCTCCCTTTGTCCCTGAGATGCCGGGTCAGAACCTGTCCGGCGTTTTCACCTTTACCACCCTTGATGACGCCCAGCAGGTAAAAAAATTTATCGCCAGCCACCAGGTTAAAAAAGCCGTGGTCGTCGGCGGAGGGCTGATCGGCCTGAAAGTCACCGAAGCTCTTCTGGCTCTGGATATTCAGGTGACTATCGTGGAACTGGCGGACCGGATCCTGAGCGCCACCTTTGACCGGACTGCCTCCAGAATCATCGAGCGGGCCTTAAAAGGAATTGGCTGTGCCTGCCTGACCAACAGCACGGTGAAGGAGATCCGCGAAGGAGAACCGGGGCGGGTGGGAAGCGTTGTCCTGAAGGATGGTACCCAGGTCGATTGCCAACTGGTGATCGTGGCTATCGGTGTGCGGCCCAGAGTGGATCTGGCCAGGGAGGCTGGCATCAGTGTCAATCGGGGGATCCTGGTTGATGAGCATCTGAAAACCAGTGTTGATGATATCTATGCTGCCGGTGATGCCGTGGAGGCCTACGATTTGATAGCCCAGGCTGCACGGCCTATCGCTATCCTCCCCACCGCAGCCAGGCAGGGAAAGATAGCCGGGTATAATATGGCCGGGGCACCGAAAGCGTATGAGGGTGGCATCCCTATGAATTCCGTGGAATTGGCCGGTGTTCCCACTATTTCGGTAGGACTGACCGATCCCTCGACTCTGGCCGATGGTGAAAGACGAAACGGGATGGAAGTCATCCAGGATTATCGTGAAAAGGATTCGGTTTATAAGAAAATCGTCCTGGAAGATAACAGAATCGTAGGCATAATTCTGGTGAACAAAATCGACCGGGCGGGAATTTATACCGGGTTGATTAAAGATAAGATCGATATCGCCTCTTTCCGGGAATATCTTCTCAAAGATGATTTCGGTCTGCTCTCGCTGCCCAGGGAGTATCGGAAACATATGGTTACCGGCCAGGGGATCGAGATATGA
- a CDS encoding 4Fe-4S dicluster domain-containing protein, which produces MKRIVIREEYCMGCRLCEIHCLVQHSKSKEIVKAYKGEFPKALPRVLVEEQGYLSFALQCRHCEDAPCLEACMTGSLHRDAETGAVICDENKCVGCWMCIMVCPLGVIARNTEGKKAASKCDLCAGEKMPVCVQNCPNEAITFEER; this is translated from the coding sequence ATGAAAAGGATCGTTATTCGCGAAGAATATTGCATGGGCTGCCGGCTCTGTGAAATCCATTGCCTGGTCCAGCATTCAAAATCAAAGGAGATCGTCAAGGCCTATAAGGGCGAATTTCCCAAGGCCCTGCCGCGCGTTCTGGTTGAGGAGCAGGGGTATCTATCCTTTGCTCTTCAGTGCCGCCACTGTGAGGACGCCCCCTGTCTCGAAGCCTGCATGACCGGAAGTCTGCACCGGGATGCAGAAACCGGGGCGGTCATTTGTGATGAGAATAAGTGTGTAGGCTGCTGGATGTGCATCATGGTTTGTCCTCTTGGTGTCATTGCCAGGAATACGGAAGGGAAAAAGGCTGCTTCGAAATGTGACCTGTGCGCAGGGGAGAAGATGCCGGTCTGTGTCCAGAATTGTCCCAACGAGGCCATCACGTTTGAGGAAAGATAA
- a CDS encoding glutamate synthase-related protein translates to MARIPIVPDFIVERDKDKCITCQVCCRMCSNDAHVYDRQADEVNTASQKCVGCHFCESFCPTGALTIRRNPSQIRQNANWNQEMLTWVAKQADTGGVLLTGMGCDQPFPVYWDHMLLNASQVTNPSIDPLREPMELRTYLGRKPDRLELERRPEPGTVARLKSKPGKQLLLQTPILFSAMSYGSISLNACKSLAWAASEFGTFYNTGEGGLHRDLYPYGANTIVQVASGRFGVHEEYLKAGAAIEIKIGQGAKPGIGGHLPGEKVDEEVSRTRMIPAGTDALSPAPHHDIYSIEDLRQLIYALKEATRYEKPVGVKISAVHNVAPIATGVVRAGADFVSIDGLRGGTGAAPTVIRNNVGIPIELAIAAVDTRLREEGIRNHASVIAAGGFRTSGDIIKAIALGADAVYIGTSALVALGCHLCQKCYTGKCNWGIATQDPFLTKRLNPSIGARRLVNLLRAWSLEIKEMLGGMGINAIESLRGNREALRGVGLSDTDLKILGIKPAGEAW, encoded by the coding sequence ATGGCCAGGATACCGATAGTGCCGGATTTTATTGTCGAGCGGGACAAGGATAAATGTATAACCTGCCAGGTTTGCTGCCGGATGTGCTCGAACGATGCTCATGTGTATGACCGGCAAGCCGATGAGGTCAATACCGCCTCTCAGAAGTGTGTGGGCTGCCACTTTTGTGAAAGCTTTTGTCCTACCGGAGCCTTGACCATCAGGCGAAATCCTTCACAGATCCGGCAGAACGCCAACTGGAATCAGGAGATGCTGACCTGGGTCGCCAAACAGGCCGATACCGGAGGCGTCTTATTGACCGGCATGGGCTGCGATCAGCCCTTTCCGGTCTACTGGGACCACATGCTGCTGAATGCCTCACAGGTTACCAATCCCTCGATAGACCCCTTGCGGGAGCCTATGGAGCTTCGAACCTATCTCGGTCGCAAGCCGGACCGGCTTGAGCTGGAACGCAGGCCGGAGCCGGGCACCGTGGCCCGCCTCAAGAGCAAACCCGGCAAACAGCTTCTGCTTCAGACGCCGATTCTTTTTTCAGCCATGTCCTATGGCTCCATCAGTCTGAATGCCTGTAAATCCCTGGCCTGGGCAGCATCCGAATTCGGCACCTTCTACAACACCGGAGAAGGCGGGCTGCACCGGGATCTTTATCCCTATGGGGCCAACACCATCGTGCAGGTGGCTTCAGGCAGGTTCGGGGTTCATGAGGAATACCTGAAGGCCGGAGCAGCCATAGAGATCAAGATCGGGCAGGGGGCAAAGCCGGGCATCGGCGGACACCTGCCCGGGGAAAAGGTCGATGAGGAAGTCAGCCGGACCCGGATGATCCCTGCGGGAACAGACGCCCTTTCCCCTGCCCCGCATCATGATATTTATTCGATCGAAGACCTTCGGCAGCTCATATACGCCCTGAAAGAGGCTACCCGCTACGAGAAGCCGGTAGGGGTAAAAATATCCGCTGTCCATAATGTGGCCCCCATTGCCACGGGTGTTGTGCGGGCAGGAGCTGACTTTGTCAGTATCGATGGCCTGCGGGGAGGAACGGGTGCCGCTCCGACCGTTATCAGAAACAACGTGGGGATTCCCATCGAGCTGGCCATTGCCGCTGTTGACACCCGGTTGCGCGAGGAAGGGATCAGGAATCATGCCTCGGTCATCGCTGCCGGCGGATTTCGCACCAGCGGTGATATAATCAAGGCCATTGCCCTGGGCGCAGATGCGGTTTACATCGGCACTTCAGCCCTGGTAGCTTTGGGCTGCCATCTTTGCCAGAAGTGCTATACCGGCAAATGCAACTGGGGAATTGCAACTCAGGACCCCTTCCTCACCAAGAGGCTGAATCCCTCCATCGGAGCCCGAAGGCTGGTCAACCTCCTGCGGGCCTGGTCTCTGGAGATTAAGGAGATGCTGGGCGGCATGGGCATCAACGCCATTGAATCCCTGCGGGGAAACCGCGAGGCCCTGCGGGGTGTTGGACTTTCGGATACGGATTTGAAGATCCTGGGGATAAAACCGGCAGGCGAAGCGTGGTAA